One Cupriavidus pauculus genomic window, CCATCTGTCGTTCCTGCGGCTGTCCATCGATGGCGCACGTCCCATGCTGCTATCTTCGACGCTGAGCGACGACAATTCCGCGCTGACTTGCGATCTGACAAATCCGGACCTCTCGGACGAAGACGGACGCCTCAGGCTGGAACGAGACCTGATTCACCTGCGCCGCACGCGTTTCCTGTGGAACGGCACTTGCTACGAGCGGCTCGCGGTACGCAACTTCGACGAACGCGCGCGCCGCGTACGCATCGAGATCCACTTCGCCGCGGACTTCGCCGATCTGTTCGAAGTGCGAGGCACCCAACGCGCGCGGCGTGGAACCGATCACGACGCGGCGCTAGCGCCGGCGGCCGTCACGTTGTCGTATACGGGCCTGGACAATGTCTTGCGCAGCACCGCGCTTGGCTTCCACCCGACACCGGATGACCTGAAGAAAGACTGCGCAACGTTCGATCTGGTGCTCGATCCGTTGTCGTCGAAGCAATTGTTCGTCGAGGTCCGCTGCACTTCGCCGTCGGCGGATCCTGCGGGCCCCGTGACGTTTCTCTCGGCGCTGCGTAAGTCCCGGCGAGAGCTGCGACGGATGACCAGGCGCGAAACCGCCATCAGGACGTCGAATGAATCGTTCAACGAGCTGACTCGCCGCAGCGTCTCAGACCTGCATATGCTCAGGACGGAGACACCTCACGGCCCCTACCCTTATGCCGGGATCCCATGGTTCAGCACCGCATTCGGGCGAGACGCGATCATCACGGCCCTGCAGATGTTATGGCTGGATCCGCAGCTGGCGCGTGGCGTGCTGCAGTACCTGGCGGCAAAGCAGGCAACCACGATCGATGCGAGCGCCGACGCCGAGCCTGGAAAAATCCTCCACGAGACTCGCCATGGCGAGATGGCGCGACTGGGAGAGGTGCCATTCGGGCTCTATTACGGAAGCGTCGACGCCACGCCACTGTACGTCGTCCTCGCCGGCGCCTACCTCCAGCGCACCGGCGACATGGAAACCATCCGGGCGCTCTGGCCGAACATCCGTGCCGCTCTCGATTGGATCACCGATTTTGGCGATCGCGATGGCGATCTGTTCGTCGAGTACGGTCGACAGTCCTCGGAGGGGCTGATCAACCAGGGGTGGAAGGATAGTCGCGATTCCGTCTTCCATGCGGATGGACAGCTGGCGCCGGGACCCATCGCGCTGGTCGAAGTGCAGGCCTACACCTATGGCGCGTGGAACGCGGCGTCGCTTATCTGCTCGGCGCTTGGGGATACAGCGGGGGCGGCGACCCACGGCGCCAGGGCGGAGGCCCTGCGCGATGCGTTTGACGCCCGCTTCTACGATCAGGAGCTAGGGACGTATGTCCTGGCGCTGGATGGCGACAAGAAGCCTTGCAGAGTCCGGACTTCTAACGCAGGTCACGCGCTGTTCACGGGCATCGCCCGGCCAGAGCGCGCCCAATCGGTGATTGCGGCGTTGATGGATTGCAGGACATTCTGTGGATGGGGGGTTCGCACGGTCTCGTCCGAGGCGGCGCGCTTCAATCCGATGAGCTATCACAACGGATCCGTCTGGCCGCACGACAACGCCCTGATCGCGCAGGGCATGGCGCGCTATGGCCATCACGCGGAGGCCATTCGCATATTCGAGGGTCTGTATTCCGCATCGAACTACATCGATCAACGCCGGCTCCCCGAGTTGTTCTGCGGGTTCCCGCGTCGGCGCAGTCAAGGCCCGACATTCTACCCAGTTGCCTGTTCGCCGCAGGCATGGGCGGCCGCGGCACCGGTACTGCTGTTGCAGGCGTGCCTCGGTCTGGACTTCGATCCGTACGAACCCGCGATAACGTTCAATACGCCGACCTTGCCGTCGTTCCTCGATGAAGTGCTGCTAGACAACCTGACGGTCAGCGGGACAAGTGCGAACGTGGCGATCCGTCGCGTGGAGGGGCGCATCGTCGTCGACGTGATAGCGCGCCGCGGCGCAATCCAGGTGCGCACCCGAGCCTGAGCCCCCGAACGTCGGAGACGAGATCGCCCGCCCCGCCCCTCCAAAAAAAGAAGCCCGCCAAAAAGGAGCGGGCCCGGAGCGACTTATCGCAATGCTGTGCGCGCCGTCGCCGCGCACGGACGAAAATGTATGGGCTTGTGCGTAGGCCGGCTGTCGGCGTTCGTCTGATTCGTTCGATTCGTTTCGTTTGATTCGTCCGGTTCGTCCGATGCGCCATGCGACTCAGTGGCCCGCGCTCTGGCCGCCGTCCACGTGCAGGATCTCGCCCGTGATGAACGGGGCCGACTCCAGGAACAGGACCGCTTCCGCGATATCGCTCATTTCGCCCATATGGCCCACGGGGTGCAGCTTGCCCAGCGCCTCATAAGTTTCCGGTGCGTGCATCGGCGACTTGATGATGCCGGGAGACACGGCGTTCACGCGGATATTGCGCTTGGCGTATTCGATGGCCAGCGACTTGGTGGCCGAGTTGATGCCGCCCTTGGTCAGCGACGCGAGCACCGAGGGCACGCCATCCACGGCGTGGTCGGTCAGGCTGGTCGTGATGCTGACCACATGGCCCTTGCCCTGCTTCTCCATTTCGGCCACGGCCAGTTGCGTGATGTAGAAGAAGCCCGCGAGGTTCACGCCGACCTTCGTCGTGAAGTCCTCCTGCGTGTAGCTCGTGAACGGCTTGGCGATAAAGATGCCGGCGTTGTTGACCAGCGCGTCCACGCGGCCGAACTTTTCCACGGCGGCGGCCACGGCGCGGCGCGCGGTGTCCGGATCGGCGATGTCGCCCGCCACGGCGACGACGTCCTGATCGTCACCCTGCCTGATGCCACGCGCGGTGGCGACCACGCGATAACCGCGTTGACGATAGGCCTTCACCAGCTCTGCGCCGATGCCTTGCGATGCGCCGGTAATGATGGCGACCTTCTGCGTCGCTTGCGTGGATTGCGTGGTTTGCGTTGTGCTCATGATGAACCTCTTCAATATTGGGATTGACCTTGGCGTCTTGCGCTTGCCAATCGAACCGTCGTGGTCGATGGCGTAAATCTAGGTCAGCCCCGGAGATTCATGAACGGCCTGCCTCCACAAACACTTGTGCGCGGCGGTAACAAATGCGGATTACGGTACCCACCAGAACCGCGTGATATGGAAGAACACGGGCGCCGCAAACACCACGGAATCGAGCCGGTCCAGCATGCCGCCGTGGCCCTGGATCATGTGCCCCCAGTCCTTGATGCCCCGGTCGCGCTTGATGGCCGACATCACGAGCCCGCCGAAGAACCCCATCAGCGCGATGACCAGCGCCACGGCCCCCGCCTTCAGCGGCGAACCGTAAGGCGTGATCCACCACAGCGACGCGCCCAGCGCCGTCGCGCTCAGCACGCCGCCGACAAACCCCTCGACGGTCTTGGAAGGCGACAGCGTCGGCGCGATCTTGCGCTTGCCGACGAGCTTCCCCCATACGTACTGCAGCACATCGCTGCCCTGCACCACGATCACGAGAAACGCGATCAACAGCAGGTTGCGCTCCTCGAAATCGGGAATCGGCAGCGTAAGCAATGCGGGCACGTGGGAGATGCAGAACACGCAGATCATCACCGCCCACTGCACGCCCGCGCATCGCTCCAGAAAGCGCGTGGTCTCCGAAGACACCGCGGCGAGAATCGGCAGGAACAGGAACGCATAGACCGGGATAAAGATCGAGAACAATCCATACCAGCCGATGTACACGAGCACGTACTGCGCGGGCAGAAAGAAGAAGAACGCCGCGACGATCGCGCGATGGTCGCCGCGCCGCGTGGTGGTGATCGTCACGAACTCGCGCAGCGCATAGAACGACAGCAGGCCGAACAGGATCACGATCGCGCCGCGTCCCATCGCGAACACCACGCCAAGAATGCCGATCATCCACCACCACGCGGAAACGCGCGACGCGAGGTTGTCGATCACGTTGTTGGGCTGGCCCTTCGCCACACGCCAGCGCAGGATCGACGTGACCAGCGACGCGAAAATCAGCACGCCGAACGCGCCGGCAAACAGCAATTGGGTCTCATGCATCATGTGCAGGCTCTGCATGGTGATCAGTCTTCCAGCTCGGGGGCGATCGACAGCAGCCCATTCCGGGCGCGCTCGAGAAATGCTTCCTTGGACTCGTCAGGGGCCAGCGTCAGCGGCGTGCCGAACGTCACCGTACAGAGCAGCGGCACCGGCACGATCTCGCCCTTCGGCATCACACGATTGAGGTTGTCGATCCAGACGGGCACGAACTCGACGGGCGCATCGACGGTATCGGCCGTGCAGCTGCGCGCGAGGTGGTAGATGCCGCTCTTGAACGGAAGCAGCCGCGCGTCCGTCGTGTTGCGCGTGCCCTCGGGGAAGATGATCAGCGACGATCCGGCGGCCAGCGCGTCCTTCATCTGCGAGACCGGATCCGCGACCGCACCGCCGGCCGCTCCACCCTGCCCGCCGGTCCGATCGATCAGTAGCGCATGGAACACGTCACGCCCGATGAATCGCCGGAGCGGCGACTTCAGCCAGTAATCGGCGCCCGCCACGGGCCGCGTAGAAGGCCGCAGATCGGGTGGCAGGCTGCCCCAGATCAGCACGAAATCGCCATGGCTGCTGTGGTTGGCAAAGTACACGCGCTGCGCGGCGGACGGGATGCAGCCGTTCCATCGCGCCTGCATACCGGTCAATAGCCGCGCAAAGCCGATGATCGCGCGCGCGACGAGTCTTGCTATCCAGTTCATGCGGTAAAGACGTCCAGGAGAAAAGAAGTCATGACAGCCGCGCGAACAGGATCAGCATCGCGGCCACCCATTGCCATGCGGCCAGCAGCGCCGCGTATTTGAGGAAGCGGCTCGCGCCGCGCACACGATCGGCCAGCGGACGCGGCGGCAGCTTGCTCGCGTCGCTGGCGGAGATCCACCCGAGCGCGACCATCGCGGCATCCAGCGAACGCAGATCGCCCTCGCCCTGCATATGCGCCAGTGCCGCGAACAGGCCCCGATCGATCTCGATGCGGATAAGCAGGACCAGCTGCGTCAGTGCGGCGAGTCCGCACAACGCGCCGATCCATAGCCACTGCGATCCGGCCGACAGCATGATGCCGGCCAGCAGCACATCGGCAAACGCAAGCACGAGGCCCACCACATTGAGCCGCGCGGCCGCGCGCAGCGAAGCGTTGGCCGCATGCACGAGCCAGCGCGCGTCGAGGGGCGGCAGGGTAGCGTCGTCACTGTGCGGCATGCGATGGCTCCACGAACTGCTCCACAAACGTTGTCAGCGCCGCCACGCTGGCGGGCCCCAGCACCACATGCGGCCGCGCCGCGCGCAGCGCGGCAAGCGCCTGCTCCGCCGTGCATCGCCGATGCACGGCCAGCCAGCATGCCACCACGAGCGCGCTGCGCGAATACCCGAGCGCGCAGGTGACCAGCACGGTCCGCCCCTCGCGATGCCATGCCTCGATCTGCCGCACGGCGCGCTGCAACTGCGCCTGCGACGGCACCGTCAGGTCCAGCACGGGCACGCAGCAATACGCATCGCTCTCCACTCGCCGCGGAAACTCGGCGGTCAGGTCCAGCAGCGCATCGGCATCCGCCTGCCGCATCTCGGCTTCGCCAGGCAGGCGGCCGATCCACACGCCATCCGCCACGTGATCGACCGCCGCATGCCCGCGCGTCCACCAGCGCGAGTTGAGAAACGCGCCCGCCAGATACGGGGCGAGCATCCACCAGGCCGCCATCGGCAACGCGCCGTCGTCGCCCTTGCCAAAGCCTTCCGCGCGACCCATGCGATAGATCCATGCCACGCACAGCAACGCTAGCGCGACCCAGACGAGTACGAGCCATGCGGTCACGGAGACCTGCAAGGCGGCCAGCGACAGCAGCAGCACCACGCCGGCGCCGATGCCATAACGCAAGGCCAGCGCGCGCGCCCGCGGATCGATGCCCGACGGCTCGACGCCCACCGCCAGCCCCGTGGCTTCCGCGGGCACGACCGCGCGCGCGAGCGGAAACGCGAACACGCAGAGCCATCCCACGAGCCAGCCCGTCGGCAGGTCGATCAGGTGATGCTGGTAGGTCGTCAGCACCGACACGCCGATCAGCGCGAACCAGCCATGCAACAGCCACCGCCAGCGGCCGGACAGATGCAATGCATAGGCGACCCACAGCACGACCAGCAGGCTGATATGGAGCGACGGCGCCTGATTGAACGGCTTGTCGAACCCGCCGAGCAGCGTGAACAGCTGGCCCGCCCATCCATCGGCGGGCGGACGATCGAACGCAAACCGCAGCGGGAACGCGACAAAGCACACGACCGACACGACCTGCGCCATCAGCAGGCGCTTCACGTGCGTGAGCAACCCTTCGCGCGTCCGCCACAGGAAGAACGAGAGACCGTACAGCAGATCGATCGACCAGTACGGCAGGATGGTCCACGGCACGAACGGGATATACCGCTCCCAGTCGTAGTGGAAGTACGGCACGTTCGCGCGCTGGCTTGCGAGCCAGTTGGCGGCGTTATAGGTGCCGAAGAAGAGCACCGCCATGCCGGCCAGCAGCGTAATGGCCAGCCCCCACGGGCGGCGTGCCGGTATTGCGCTGGCGACGACGCTTGCCATCACGCCACCCGCCGCGCGAGGCTCACGGTAAAGATGCCCCAGGGATCGATCCGCTGCGCGACTTTTTCGAACCCCGCTTCCCGCACGAGTTCGTCCATCTCCGCCTGCGAGCGGCGCCGCATGACCCATGCCGACCCCGCGCGATGGCTGGTCAGCGCGCGCGCGATGAATTCCAGCTGCGGATGCCACGGCTGCCCCGTGTAGACGAGGTACCCGCCGGGCCGCACCGCGCGAGACAGACCGCCGAGCGAGCGCGCCACCATCTCGTTGTCGCCGAACAGCTCGTACAACCCGGAGACGATGGCCAGCGTGGGCGCGGGATCCAGCGCGGCCAGACTCTCGGCATCGAACGCATCGCCGCGCACGAAGCGCGCCATATGCCCGAGCCCTTTCGCGCGGATCAGCGCGCTGCCCTGCTCGACATTGAGCTCGCTGTAGTCGCGCAGCAGGATGCTCTCCACGGCGGCGCCATTGAGCGCCCCGAGCCGCTGCTGCTGCGAAGCGAGCGCCTCCAGCACATAGCGGCCATGGCCCGCCGCGATATCGACGATCCGCGCCGGTGTGCCGGACGCATGCAATCGCGCGATCGCCTCGCCGATCA contains:
- a CDS encoding amylo-alpha-1,6-glucosidase, which encodes MQVDSLPHGGNATLVAGAPRVAQFYIPTTASLQERRPRTLKHGDTFGLFDHNGDAIGAVGSPEGLYHLDTRHLSFLRLSIDGARPMLLSSTLSDDNSALTCDLTNPDLSDEDGRLRLERDLIHLRRTRFLWNGTCYERLAVRNFDERARRVRIEIHFAADFADLFEVRGTQRARRGTDHDAALAPAAVTLSYTGLDNVLRSTALGFHPTPDDLKKDCATFDLVLDPLSSKQLFVEVRCTSPSADPAGPVTFLSALRKSRRELRRMTRRETAIRTSNESFNELTRRSVSDLHMLRTETPHGPYPYAGIPWFSTAFGRDAIITALQMLWLDPQLARGVLQYLAAKQATTIDASADAEPGKILHETRHGEMARLGEVPFGLYYGSVDATPLYVVLAGAYLQRTGDMETIRALWPNIRAALDWITDFGDRDGDLFVEYGRQSSEGLINQGWKDSRDSVFHADGQLAPGPIALVEVQAYTYGAWNAASLICSALGDTAGAATHGARAEALRDAFDARFYDQELGTYVLALDGDKKPCRVRTSNAGHALFTGIARPERAQSVIAALMDCRTFCGWGVRTVSSEAARFNPMSYHNGSVWPHDNALIAQGMARYGHHAEAIRIFEGLYSASNYIDQRRLPELFCGFPRRRSQGPTFYPVACSPQAWAAAAPVLLLQACLGLDFDPYEPAITFNTPTLPSFLDEVLLDNLTVSGTSANVAIRRVEGRIVVDVIARRGAIQVRTRA
- a CDS encoding SDR family NAD(P)-dependent oxidoreductase, encoding MSTTQTTQSTQATQKVAIITGASQGIGAELVKAYRQRGYRVVATARGIRQGDDQDVVAVAGDIADPDTARRAVAAAVEKFGRVDALVNNAGIFIAKPFTSYTQEDFTTKVGVNLAGFFYITQLAVAEMEKQGKGHVVSITTSLTDHAVDGVPSVLASLTKGGINSATKSLAIEYAKRNIRVNAVSPGIIKSPMHAPETYEALGKLHPVGHMGEMSDIAEAVLFLESAPFITGEILHVDGGQSAGH
- a CDS encoding phosphatidate cytidylyltransferase, with the translated sequence MQSLHMMHETQLLFAGAFGVLIFASLVTSILRWRVAKGQPNNVIDNLASRVSAWWWMIGILGVVFAMGRGAIVILFGLLSFYALREFVTITTTRRGDHRAIVAAFFFFLPAQYVLVYIGWYGLFSIFIPVYAFLFLPILAAVSSETTRFLERCAGVQWAVMICVFCISHVPALLTLPIPDFEERNLLLIAFLVIVVQGSDVLQYVWGKLVGKRKIAPTLSPSKTVEGFVGGVLSATALGASLWWITPYGSPLKAGAVALVIALMGFFGGLVMSAIKRDRGIKDWGHMIQGHGGMLDRLDSVVFAAPVFFHITRFWWVP
- a CDS encoding lysophospholipid acyltransferase family protein codes for the protein MNWIARLVARAIIGFARLLTGMQARWNGCIPSAAQRVYFANHSSHGDFVLIWGSLPPDLRPSTRPVAGADYWLKSPLRRFIGRDVFHALLIDRTGGQGGAAGGAVADPVSQMKDALAAGSSLIIFPEGTRNTTDARLLPFKSGIYHLARSCTADTVDAPVEFVPVWIDNLNRVMPKGEIVPVPLLCTVTFGTPLTLAPDESKEAFLERARNGLLSIAPELED
- a CDS encoding phosphatase PAP2/dual specificity phosphatase family protein, giving the protein MASVVASAIPARRPWGLAITLLAGMAVLFFGTYNAANWLASQRANVPYFHYDWERYIPFVPWTILPYWSIDLLYGLSFFLWRTREGLLTHVKRLLMAQVVSVVCFVAFPLRFAFDRPPADGWAGQLFTLLGGFDKPFNQAPSLHISLLVVLWVAYALHLSGRWRWLLHGWFALIGVSVLTTYQHHLIDLPTGWLVGWLCVFAFPLARAVVPAEATGLAVGVEPSGIDPRARALALRYGIGAGVVLLLSLAALQVSVTAWLVLVWVALALLCVAWIYRMGRAEGFGKGDDGALPMAAWWMLAPYLAGAFLNSRWWTRGHAAVDHVADGVWIGRLPGEAEMRQADADALLDLTAEFPRRVESDAYCCVPVLDLTVPSQAQLQRAVRQIEAWHREGRTVLVTCALGYSRSALVVACWLAVHRRCTAEQALAALRAARPHVVLGPASVAALTTFVEQFVEPSHAAQ